One Natrinema longum genomic window carries:
- the msrA gene encoding peptide-methionine (S)-S-oxide reductase MsrA: MERATFGGGCFWCTEAAMKELEGVASVTSGYAGGHVEDPSYREVCSGSTGHAEVVQVEYDPDVIGYDELLEVFFATHDPTQLNRQGPDVGTQYRSIVLSHDDEQHGQAEAYIEALDAEYDDDVVTELEPLETFYRAEEKHQDYFEKNPNDAYCTMHAAPKVEKVREKFAENVAAEQ; this comes from the coding sequence ATGGAACGAGCCACGTTCGGCGGCGGTTGTTTCTGGTGTACCGAGGCGGCGATGAAAGAACTTGAGGGCGTGGCGTCGGTCACGTCCGGCTACGCCGGCGGGCACGTCGAAGATCCCTCTTACCGCGAGGTCTGTTCCGGATCCACCGGCCACGCGGAAGTCGTCCAGGTCGAGTACGATCCCGACGTCATCGGCTACGACGAACTGCTCGAGGTGTTTTTCGCCACCCACGACCCGACGCAGTTGAACAGACAGGGACCCGACGTCGGGACGCAGTACCGGTCTATCGTCCTGTCCCACGACGACGAGCAACACGGGCAGGCCGAGGCGTACATCGAGGCCCTCGACGCGGAGTACGACGACGACGTCGTGACCGAGCTGGAACCGCTGGAAACCTTCTATCGCGCGGAGGAGAAACATCAGGACTACTTCGAGAAGAACCCCAACGACGCCTACTGTACGATGCACGCGGCCCCGAAAGTCGAGAAAGTCCGCGAGAAGTTCGCCGAGAACGTCGCCGCGGAACAGTAG